TGGTCATGTCCCAGGTCAGTACGCTGCTGCCGTCGCCTTCGTTCAGCTTATTCCAGAAATTTGGCGTGGCGATTTCCAGATCGCCGTTGGGTAGTAAATTAGTGGTTTGAGAAAATGCGATACTTGAGAGGCAAAAAATGAAAATGATCGCCAAACTGGTTCGAAGCAACACTTTCATAGAACCCTCCTCTTTCATTTTTGGGTTACCAACTATTTGTGATTTAAGTGATTGCTGTGCGGGATTATCACCTCCTCTCGAATTATTAGTTACAAATTTTAGTAATTTGATCGTTACGAGTCTTTTTGATTAAAATAGAAAATTTCTTGATGTTGGCGAGACAAAATCACCATTTGATATTTCCCTTAACCATCAGGAAATTAAGTCGAATTGCGAACGACAAGTTCGACGGGCACGAGAAATCGGCCCTGAAGTTTTCTATTTGAATTAATGATATCGACCATTGTTTTTACGGCAATGGACCCAATATCTTCCTTGTTGACTCTGATTGTCGTCAGTTTGGGATCCATTTGTGAAGCAATTTCTACATCGTCAAACCCGATAAGAGCGACTTGATCCGGAACGCGGATATGTTTCTCGCGCAGGCATTTCATGCATCCAAAAGCCATGGCGTCGTTTGTCGCGAAAATTGCTGTGAAAGGTATTTTTTTGTCTAATAAGTCGCAAGTGGATTGGTAGCCGTACTGGGATGTGGTGTCCGGCGCTGTGGCGACAATTAAATCTTCTGAAATGCGAATGCCGTGTTTTTCCAGCGCTAATTTGTAGCCTTTGAGTCGGGAATGAATGCTTGGATGGCCAATGTCTCCACCCACAAAGGCAATTTTTTGGTGCCCTTTTTTGATGAGATGGGTTATGGCCTGAATTGCGCCATCCACATTGTCCATGAGAACGGCTAAATATTTGCCGCGCGGCGGCACATAGTCGATGAAAATCACCGGAAGATCAAAATGGCTCAGATACTCAATTAAGCCGGTTGGAATTTTTCCAGCCAATATCACGCCGTCCACATTTTTTTCCGACAAAAATCTGGGGACGTCTTTTCGAGAGAACTTGCTCTCTACGGTAGTCAATAAAATATAGTAATTGTGATTGCGCGCTTCTAATTCTGATCCAAGGAAAATTTTTGTGTAGAACGGTTCAGCGCGGGAAAAGTGATAGTTGGTGAGAATGAAGCCGATGTTGCCTTTGCGTTTCGAAGCCAGGCCGCGTGCAAAATAATGCGGATGATAATTCAATTCTTTGATGGCTTTGAGAATTCTTTGTCGCGTAGTTTCGTTTACGCCGGGCTTGTTATTGATGACCAAAGACACGGTCGAAACCGATACCCCGGCTTTTTTGGCGACGTCTTTAATTGTTGCAGTCATCTGTTTCCTATCGAAACGTTTCGATTTTTATTTAAAAAAAATTAAAGAACGAGCATTAATAGGAAAAACATAACACCAATAAAAATAATAGTTAAAAAGGGAAATCGGAGATTCAAAATGAAGCGAAAAAGACTAGAAACGTTTTAATATAATAACAAAATGTGGCTTTGTCAAGTAAAATTTTTCAATTTGGTCATTTTTTTTAGTTTCGGGTTTTGCGTCTTGAACTTCGAGTTGTGAGTTTGAAAATTAAAGTTACGGTTTAAAAATGATGAAATACGGGGTGAAAAATTTTCCAACAAAGCGAGTACTTATTTTCACAATTTTACTTGAATAATTGAAAACTTTCAGTTATATTGTGAGAAATTCAATTATCCGATTATCGTTGGGAGGAATTCATTGTGAAAAAGATTGCCTGTTTTTCATTTTTCTGGCTGTTTTTTTTAGCTCAAATTCTGGCCGGACAGATTCCTGATTCCATTCGCCAGTTGATTTTGAAAGGCGAGTACACCCGGGCGCAGCAAATGTTGCATCATGAAATTTGCACCAATCCGAAAATTGATGCTTTGCAAAAACTGGAAATGGAATTTGAAATCGAGCGTCTGGATCGGATTCGTAAAGATTTCACTGGGACGCGCCATGACATCATCGAATATGTCAAAAATTACGTGCCGGATGTTTCGATTGACGATCTGGAAAAATGGGAACAGCAAAAAGCGCTTGAGTTCAAAATCATCGACGGCGAGAAAAAATATTTCCAACGGGCGGCGCCGAATTTGTTTCGCATCGACAAAAAGTTGAAACAAATTAAATTGAAAAAAGACGGCCCGTCAACGCCCGGGATCTACAACCGGCTGGCGGATGTGAGAAAAATTATTCGGACTGCGGAAGAATCCGGCAAAAAATTCGTCAACCCGGTGCGAGTTCAAATAAATTACTCGGTCACAGTCAAGCCCGATGTCGTGCCGGACGGCGAAGTAATTCGCTGCTGGCTGCCATTCCCAAGAGAAATTTCCGGACGGCAAACGGACATAAAACTGGTTTCCTCATTTCCTGATCGACATCTCATTGCCCCGAATGATTTTTTGCAGCGGACAATTTATTTCGAGCAGACGGCGGAAAAAGGAAAGCCCACCAAATTTCAGATTGCGTTTGAATTTACTAATCACGCGGTTTACAATCACATTGATCCCGAAAAGGTCGTGCCTGCTCCGCGGTCACCGGAATTGCTGCCGTTTTTGTCTGAAAGACCTCCGCACATTGTTTTCAACAATGATTTGCGGCAATTGTCCCGAAAAATCGTTGGCGACGAGAAAAATCCCTACCGCATCGCGCAGAAAATTTTCCGCTACATCAGCGAAAATATTCCCTGGGCATCGGCGCGGGAGTATTCGACAATTCCTAACATCAGCGAATATGTGTACCAAAACCACCACTGCGATTGCGGTATGCACTCCATTTTTTTCATCACTCTTTGCCGCATGAACGGCATTCCGGCACGCTGGCAGTCCGGTTGGACCACCAAACCCGGGAGTCACGGCATGCACGACTGGGGTGAAATTTATTTCGAGCCCTACGGCTGGCTGCCGGTGGATGCGGATATCGGAGTTTTGAATTCAGAAAATGAAGAAATAAAATGGTTCTTCCTCGGTAGTATGGATGCGTACCGGTTGATTGTCAATGACGGCTATTCACAACCGTTGTATCCGGCAAAAATACACTTCCGTTCCGAAACCGTGGATTTTCAGCGCGGTGAATTAGAATGGCGAGGCGGGAACCTCTATTTTGATCAGTGGGATTGGGATTATCAGGTGGAGTTTGTGAAAGATTTTTAACTACCAAAACGCAGTAGCACCGGGTTTCCCGTTTGAAATTGCAAGACACTTGGCGGGCATTCAGTAAAGGAAATTCTGTTGAAAAAATTGACTATTCTTTTCAGCGCTTTGATTTTCATCTTTATTTTGCAGCAAAATTTGTTTGCAGGGGTGAAAGATAACCTTTGCAGCGACGGAAAACATTTTGCGGAAATTGGATTAAAGCTCTTCATAGCCCCCAGTCATTTCCAGAAAAGTGATTGGGAAAAATTAGGCATCATTACAGCGACAACGGGCATGTTATTTTTTGTCGATGATGAGGTGCAAAACATTGCTTTGAAAAATCAGCATTCGAAAAATGATCGGATTTTTGCTCTGGACAAATTTTATGGGAACAAGTACACGATCATGATGACTGTCGGTATTTACGGAATTGGTCTTTTTTGCGACAAGCCGGCTGTCCGGCGAATGGGACTAAATTCTTTCGAGTCATTTTTGTATTCCGCATTCTTGTCAACGACCTTGAAAGCACTTTTTGGCCGGCACAGACCTGACGTTGGGGACGGGCATTTGCTTTTTACGCCATTTCAGATAAAAGATATGTACCAGTCTTTGCCCAGCGGACATGCCACAGTGAGTATGGCGGTGTCTGCGGCGATGGCGAAATCGCTTGATAATTTTGTCTGGAAATTATTTTGGTATTCGAGCGGCGGATTAGTGGCGGCATCGCGAATTTACCATAATCGACACTGGGCATCCGATGTCTTTTTAGGCGCGACGATTGGCTATTTTGTGGCTGATTTTGTGGTGAAATTTGACAGGAAAAATGAAAAGAGAATCACGGGCAAGATTCTGCCTTTTAGCAATGGACGCAACCTTGGCGTGGCGATTGCTTTTTAGGGCGAATTGCACTCTATTTTTTTCAAGGAAATCATGGATAAAGTTTTCAATTTTTTCATAGAAAATTTTCCTTCAGTGAAAACAATTCTCATCGGCGGGCCTTTAGGTTTGTCGTGGGCATTTTTGTGTTTGTACGTTGCCGGGCTATTTAAAAGAAAGTTTGGCCTGAAAACGGGCTACACCCGAAAAATTTTCCATTTTTCCATCTTTGCCAGCGTGGCGGCCATTCAATTCCTCTGGGGAACGCCGATCGTATGTTTGTTCGGCGGCATGACATCTCTTGTAATTTTGCTGGCGGTAATTTTAGGAGATGGGAACATTTTTTACGAGGCGCTGGCTCGGGAGAAAGATGCGCCGCATCGCTCATATTTCATCATTGTGCCCTATTTTGCCACATTAATCGGCGGTCTGGCGAGCAATATTTTTCTGGGAAATTTTGCTGTTTTCGGCTACCTGGTCACCGGTTTCGGCGACGCCATCGGCGAACCGGTAGGAACGCGATTTGGCGCGCACGAATATCGCGTGCCCTCTCTGAAAGGCGTCAAGACGAAGAGAAGTTTGGAAGGCTCGTTCGCCGTTTTTGTTGTTTCCGGCATTGCCATTGTGTTGGGAATATTTTTGACGCCAACGATGGATTTGCATTTTTCCCTGATTTTGAAAATTTTGCTCATTGCCTTGTTCAGCGCGGTTATCGAAGCAGTTTCACCTCATGGCTGGGACAATACGACGATGCAGATTTTGCCGGCTTTGATGGTGAAATGTTTGTTGTAACTTGAGATTTTTCAAGGGTTTGAAATCTTTGAAAAGTTGGCGCGATAATCACAAAACCCGCAACACAATTAAGGTTAAATCGTCGTACTGCGGTGTGCCGCGAGTGAAGCGAACCATTTCTTCATAAATCAAATTGCGCAATTCCTCTGCCGTGTGAAAGGGATTTTGCAGAATGATATCGATCAATTTCCTTTCGCCAAATTCTTCCACGTCCACATTAATCGCTTCTGTGATGCCGTCGGTGTAGAAGACGATGGTGTCGCCCGGAGAAAGTTTGACTTGAGAAGATTGGTAGGGAAAATCCGGTTGCACGCCGATGACGAGACCGCCTTCGCTGAGAAAACAGTGTGAACCGTCCTGCGTTTTGATGATGGGATAATTGTGCCCCGCATTGCTGAAGGTGAAAGTCAATTTTTTCGTGTCAAATATGCCGTAAAAAAATGTGGCATATTTCTCCGCAGAAGTCGTGTGCGCTAATTGATTGTTGATTTTGTTCATCACCAGTTCCGGTTTTCGATATTGCCATGCGGAAGCGCGCAACGCCGCCTGCAAGTTTGACATCAGCAAAGCGCCGGGAATTCCTTTGCCGGCGATGTCGCCGATGGCGATCCCGATGTGTCGTTCGTCCAACTCGATGAAATCATAGTAGTCGCCACCAACTTCTTTGGAGGGAATGTTCATGGCGGAAATTTCAAAATTTTTCCCCAGCGGCACGTGACTGGGCAGCAGCATTTGCTGGATTTCCTGCGCCAGAGAAATCTCTTCTTCAATGCGTTGTTTGGCAATTTTTTCTTTGTAAAGCTCAATATTTTCCAACGCAATGGCAATTTGACCGGACAACAAATTCAACAGCGAAGCATCTTCCGCGGAGAATGACGTTCGTGTGAGTTTATTTCCCAAACACAAAATTCCTTTCAGTTCCGTGCGGTGAGCGAGCGGAATGAGCAAGTAGCAATTCAAGCGATTGAGGATATTTTTTTCTTCGACGTCGTCGAGCAGCGTCATCAATTCTTCCACTGAAGCAGGTCTTTCCAATTGTCGCATGATGGTGATAAATTTGGAATTCAGAAGGAAAGTGTATTTTGTATTTTCTGTGTCAGCAGACCATTCAACATCAAAATCGCCGTTTTCATTTTCAATGATCAAATGTACGTTTTCCAGCATGAGACTTTGCGTGAGTACGGAAGTGATTCTCCTTTTCAATGTCTCGACGTCGGGAATGGTCAAAATATCGTGACTCAGCGATTCGAGAATGGTGCGAAAATCAGTGCGGTCTTTGCCAAAAAGTTGGGTGAGAAAATTTTGGATGAAATTGATTGTCGGATGAAAAGCAAGCACGGCGAAAATGATAAAGACCACCTCGACAATAGGCACATCAAAACCTAACACGCTCGGTACCAATTTTTTGAACTGATAAAAAACGAGCAGAAAAATAGCTGTGATGATGCCGAAACAGACGGAAAAGAGAAATTCCCGCGTAATTCGGGAACTGATGTCCAAGAACTGATATTTTATCATGGCCCAGGCGATGGAAATTGTACCGATGAGCAGGGCGACGATGGTGATGAGATAAACGACGTTGTCGGAGGTGCGAATTGGCAGCAGTCGCGGCAGAATGAAGGCGATTACATAAAGACCAACGCTGGCGCGAATTCCCCAAATGACCAGCCCGACCTGTTTTTTGATGCGTGGTGTGGGAAGTTTTTGAAAGCTTTGATACATGAAATATACTGCCAGCAGCACGTAAATTAAATTAATCACTGCGAAAAAATTCAGATGAAACTCATAAAAATAGCTGATCAAACTGAGGCTGAAATTGAAAAACAGCGACAAAGGTTTGAGAATGAGATTGAAGGTGGAGTCGCTTACTGGCAGTCGGATCAAGGAAATGATGGACTCCGGGCTCTTGAAAAGCAAAACGATGATAAAATGAAAAATGTGCGGCAGATAGATGAAATAGACAATTTTCGGGAATGAGCGAACGATTTTTCTTTCCGTGGGAAAAACAAGGGAAAAATAGAGCAACTGCGGGAAAAATAATTCCCACAACAAAAAGAGCCGGCGGAAGAATTCGAGATCGAGCTGCTGTAGTTTGTAAATTTTGAAAACGATGAGGCCGAAGGAACCCATGATCGGCGCCAGCGCTGCGAAGAACAATAACACGCCGGTCACACGATTGACGCGCTGCGCTGCATTTTCTCTGTAAATGAGAAGCCCTAACAGAAAAAGCAGCACACCGATAGTGAGATAAACGATGGCAGCAATAAAAGTAAGATTCATTTCGTCCGCATGAAATCAATTAAAAGTGTGAACTTGATTTATTTTTAATACGAAAAAAAAAAGATTTGTTTCTTGAAAAGAGTGTTTTCTTTCCTCGCCGAAGCTGATGGAATAAATTTAAACAAATTTGCCCAGAATCGCAAGATAAATAATATTTTTTTCGGAATGGTTTCCAACCATGATTTGACATTGGGTAGAATGCCGCAAAATTATTTTTTTAGTGGAATAAAACTTGACAAAATCAGCTAATTTGGTTATATTCGACTAATCAGATCGCAATTCAACTGATTAAATTTTACTTCAGGCTGCTTTCTCGTATTAATGATTCAATGAAAAAATCAGGAAATATTGCAAATAGCAATCCCACCTTTAACGATCGGAAACGCAAATGAATCTTTTTTCTCGGCCTCGAATCGGACTGGCGCTCGGCGGCGGCGGCGCCCGCGGTTTTGCGCATATCGGTGTACTGAAAGTTTTCCATCAGGAGAAGATACCTTTTGATTTAATCAGCGGCGCCAGCGCCGGGTCGTTGATCGGAGCGATGTACTCGCAGCTTGCTGATGCTCAAAAAATTGAGGATCGAGTGAAAGCATTTTTAGCCAGCGAAACCTATCACAAACTTGGTTTGCGCAAAACATTTTTCGGCAATCAGACCAGCGGAGTTTTTTCGCATTTGATCACTCATTTGAAGGAAACAATTGTCATCAATCTTGCTCATCGTCGAAATTTCCTCATTCCCGCTGATAAATTTATGGTGGCGTTGGAGTTTCTGCTGGAGGACGGTTTTATTCAGGACGGAATTTTGCCGTTTTGCGCCGTCGCTTCGGACATCATCTCCGGGGAAGATGTCTACATGACTCATGGCCCCATTCGCACGGCAGTGCTGGCGAGTAGCTCTATTCCAGGATTTTTGCCGCCAGTGGAGCGCGACGGCAAGCTATTACTCGACGGCGCTGTGACGCAAAAAGTACCGGTGCAAGCAGCGCAACTGATGGGAGCCGATGTTGTCATTGCGGTAGATGTTTCCCAAGAACTCGGTCATGAAACGGAATACGATAATATTCTCGAAATAATTAATCGAACGTCAAAAATTACATCGGATCAGCTTACGCAATTTCAGATGAAATCCGCTGATGCCGTGATCCGGCCGGAAGTGGGAAAATATCACTGGTTTGAGTTTGATCGCGTCGAGCAATTCATCAACGCTGGCGAAGACGCGGCACGGGAAGCGTTGCCAAAAATTCGTAAAGTGATCTCGCGGCGGCATGTTTGGAAAAAAAATAGTTTTTCTCGTTTACAACAATTTGAGTAACTATTCAGATACAAAGGCGCGCAGCCCCTCACTATTGAGACATAGAATGAAGTCGGAAGATGAAAAGGGTGAACAACTACAAGATGAAATCCGTTTCCCATTCTGAAGCTAATTAGAAAAATCTTGAAAAGGAACAAGTGCACTGCTCTGGAAGTTTACTGCCGGAGCTTTCTTTTTAACGGAGGAAACTGAATCTTTGTCTCGTCGCATACTGAAAAATCTCATCGATCTGGCTACCGGAACGCTGGTGTCGCGCGTCTTTGGCTTTTTGCGCGAATTGATCACTGCGGCGTACTACGGCACTCACCGCGCCATGGATTTGTTCGTGATCGCGTTTACCATTCCTGCCTTTTTTCGTCAGGTATTGGGCGAAGACGTCGTGGAGCGCGCTTTTATGCCGCCGTTTAAAACTCTCATCAGTCAAAAAAAATACGCCAAAGGCTGGCGTCTGCTTTCGTCCTGTTTGAATTTAATGATTTTTGTGCTGCTCATTTTGACGGCAGTTCTTTACCTACTCGCGCCTTTGATCGTGAAAATGATTGCTCCGGGCCTGGCGGAAGATTTACTCCCGCAGGCGGTGACCATGACTTACTGGATCATTCCGTTCATGTTCATCATCGGCATCGCGGCGTTCGCCGGCGGGATTTTGAATTTCTTTGAAATGAACAAAATTTACAGTCTGGCGCCGGCGATGATGAGCGTGGGCGTGATTATTGGCGTGCATTTTTTTCGTTCATTTTTGGGAATCTACGCTCTGCCGGCTGGTTTTCTGCTGGGTGCAATAATGGTCGTGGCGGTTCAGTTGCCTTTTCTTTTTGCAAAAAAAATTCACAAGGACACTCAGGCGCGCTACTATCCCGGTCTGCAAATTCACGATCCGGAAATGCAGAGAGTCGGCCGCGAAAGCGGTTTTATTTTTCTCAAATCACTGCTGGACAAATCCGTGGAAATCGTGGACAGAATTCTGGCTTCGTTTTTGATTACCGGAAGTATTTCCTCGCTTTGGTTCGCGCATCGTCTCATTTTGCTGCCTGTCGCCATCATCGGTCTGGCAATCAGCCGCTCGCTGATTCCGTATTTGACAGAAAAAAAGGCTTTAATTGAAGACCGAAAATTTTTAGAAGGAATCACGCTGGGCATCGAGTTGAATTTTACGCTCGTGTTGCCGACGATTATGTTCATGGTTGTCATGGCAAAACCAATCATCAGCTTTGTCTATCAACGTGGCGAGTTCGATGCCGAAAGCACGCGATTGACGGCAATCGCTTTTTGGTGCTACTCCGCCGGTCTGCTCGGTTTAAGCCTCAACGCTTTTCTGTCGCGCATTTTCTCCATTTTTCAGAAAAATCGCATTCCGTTTTACGTGGCAATTTTTTCCGCGACGCTCAATATCGGCTTGAATTTTCTGCTGGTGAGAACTTCGCTCAAGCACGGCGGCATTGCTCTGGCTTCTTCCATCGCCTTTACCATGAGCGGTATTGTCTTGTTTTACTTTTTATTGAGACAATTGAATTTTGAACTGAATGTGCGGCAGATTGTCAGCGATCTGATTAAACTGACAGTTCTCAGTGCGGTCATCGGATTGGTGTGCCATCGGATTTATTTTGTGTGGCTGGAACCGTTTTTCTCGAGGAATGTGGCTTCGCTTTTTTTGCGAAATGCGATTGGTTTGAGTGTCGTGGCAGTTATTTCGCTCGCTATTTATGGAGTCGCTTTGTTTCTGTGGGGACCTGAAATGATAAAATCGCGGTTGAAAGCAATGAATAAAAAAAGTGTGCTACACCTTTGAGTGTAGTACACTTTAAAAATATGAATGACCAGTTGAAAATTTTTAAGTAAAATAGCAATGGAAAACAATAAAAGCCTTACGGCTTAATTCCGAAACTGGGACGGAGTTAAGGCGTCAGCCTTTTAAAAACAGGTAGTTAATACCAAATGTCCAATTTTAACCGGTCATTTGTACTAAAACTATAAAAGAGAAAAAAGTGTACCACACCTTTCAGGTGTAGCACACTTTTTTCACCGAAACTTGGGAATTTTCCTCAAATTAAGAAAATACCGCTCTCCGCAATTGACCTCGTCCAATTCAAAAATTCCATCGGCCAATTTCCTGAAGGGCACGATGGTGTTTTTTTCGTTGCGAACTTTTCTAATCTCGAAATTATCCATTAATAGCACCAGCCGTCCGTTGTGCGCAGACAAGAATTCGGCTCGATTGTTGTGATAAATGATGATTCCTTTGCCTTTTTCCGCGGTTTCAGCGAGCAAATCGCCGTCAAAGGAGCGGAGTTTCCACTTGCCAAAATCGGAGAATGTGACGATGCCATCCGGTTTGTTCGCGGCAAATTGAACCGCTTGTCTGATAAAATTTTTGTTCTCGTCGGCAATTTTCCCGTCCGCAAAAGACTGGCTGTACTGAATCGCCGGCATTCCGAAAATAGCTGCCGTGGCAAAATAGTACGGAGCAATTTTATTGTACATCGTCACCGCGCCGGCGTCGATCAATTTCCCGGGCAGGGCATTGATGATAATTCGGGCTCTTTTTTCGCGGCGCAATTTATTGTCCCAGCCATCTTGCAACTGCACCATGTCCTGAATGTGGTAAAAATGCGGGTCGATTGCCGAACTGATAATCAGCGCGTCTGGTTTGTGAAGTTTTGCCCGGCGGTAAAATTCCCCTAAATAACGGTAAGCTTCTTTAATTCCCATTCCTAAAGTGGGATTTTCAAAATCTGCTGTAACAGGATTGGGCGTCAGAAACAGGTTCTCGATTTGGATTCCGTCCGCATTGAGTTGCCCAGGCCTATTGCCGAGCATCATTTTACAGCAGCTATCGACGTAGGCAGAAAACAGATGATGCGTCGCGTCGCAGAATTCGCCGTCGTGTAAACCCCAGCGCACCGCTTTGGTGTCCGGCTCGATTTGCCAGGCTTTCCAGGAAAGAATGACGCGAATGCCGCGAACGTGACACCAATCAATGAAATTTCGTAAATTCTTAAAATTTGGTCCTGGCGTAGGATCTCCGTAGAGGCGATTCCATTTTCCGTCAAGGATAAAAATAAAATTAGTGTCGATCCAAGTCGAACGAATGGAATCGACAAATGTTTTGACCCAATCCAGTGTGTAGCGTTGGTCATCGGCCGTAAATTGGTTGAG
This genomic stretch from Calditrichota bacterium harbors:
- the murJ gene encoding murein biosynthesis integral membrane protein MurJ → MSRRILKNLIDLATGTLVSRVFGFLRELITAAYYGTHRAMDLFVIAFTIPAFFRQVLGEDVVERAFMPPFKTLISQKKYAKGWRLLSSCLNLMIFVLLILTAVLYLLAPLIVKMIAPGLAEDLLPQAVTMTYWIIPFMFIIGIAAFAGGILNFFEMNKIYSLAPAMMSVGVIIGVHFFRSFLGIYALPAGFLLGAIMVVAVQLPFLFAKKIHKDTQARYYPGLQIHDPEMQRVGRESGFIFLKSLLDKSVEIVDRILASFLITGSISSLWFAHRLILLPVAIIGLAISRSLIPYLTEKKALIEDRKFLEGITLGIELNFTLVLPTIMFMVVMAKPIISFVYQRGEFDAESTRLTAIAFWCYSAGLLGLSLNAFLSRIFSIFQKNRIPFYVAIFSATLNIGLNFLLVRTSLKHGGIALASSIAFTMSGIVLFYFLLRQLNFELNVRQIVSDLIKLTVLSAVIGLVCHRIYFVWLEPFFSRNVASLFLRNAIGLSVVAVISLAIYGVALFLWGPEMIKSRLKAMNKKSVLHL
- a CDS encoding phosphatase PAP2 family protein; this translates as MKKLTILFSALIFIFILQQNLFAGVKDNLCSDGKHFAEIGLKLFIAPSHFQKSDWEKLGIITATTGMLFFVDDEVQNIALKNQHSKNDRIFALDKFYGNKYTIMMTVGIYGIGLFCDKPAVRRMGLNSFESFLYSAFLSTTLKALFGRHRPDVGDGHLLFTPFQIKDMYQSLPSGHATVSMAVSAAMAKSLDNFVWKLFWYSSGGLVAASRIYHNRHWASDVFLGATIGYFVADFVVKFDRKNEKRITGKILPFSNGRNLGVAIAF
- a CDS encoding PP2C family protein-serine/threonine phosphatase, whose protein sequence is MNLTFIAAIVYLTIGVLLFLLGLLIYRENAAQRVNRVTGVLLFFAALAPIMGSFGLIVFKIYKLQQLDLEFFRRLFLLWELFFPQLLYFSLVFPTERKIVRSFPKIVYFIYLPHIFHFIIVLLFKSPESIISLIRLPVSDSTFNLILKPLSLFFNFSLSLISYFYEFHLNFFAVINLIYVLLAVYFMYQSFQKLPTPRIKKQVGLVIWGIRASVGLYVIAFILPRLLPIRTSDNVVYLITIVALLIGTISIAWAMIKYQFLDISSRITREFLFSVCFGIITAIFLLVFYQFKKLVPSVLGFDVPIVEVVFIIFAVLAFHPTINFIQNFLTQLFGKDRTDFRTILESLSHDILTIPDVETLKRRITSVLTQSLMLENVHLIIENENGDFDVEWSADTENTKYTFLLNSKFITIMRQLERPASVEELMTLLDDVEEKNILNRLNCYLLIPLAHRTELKGILCLGNKLTRTSFSAEDASLLNLLSGQIAIALENIELYKEKIAKQRIEEEISLAQEIQQMLLPSHVPLGKNFEISAMNIPSKEVGGDYYDFIELDERHIGIAIGDIAGKGIPGALLMSNLQAALRASAWQYRKPELVMNKINNQLAHTTSAEKYATFFYGIFDTKKLTFTFSNAGHNYPIIKTQDGSHCFLSEGGLVIGVQPDFPYQSSQVKLSPGDTIVFYTDGITEAINVDVEEFGERKLIDIILQNPFHTAEELRNLIYEEMVRFTRGTPQYDDLTLIVLRVL
- a CDS encoding LacI family transcriptional regulator; translation: MTATIKDVAKKAGVSVSTVSLVINNKPGVNETTRQRILKAIKELNYHPHYFARGLASKRKGNIGFILTNYHFSRAEPFYTKIFLGSELEARNHNYYILLTTVESKFSRKDVPRFLSEKNVDGVILAGKIPTGLIEYLSHFDLPVIFIDYVPPRGKYLAVLMDNVDGAIQAITHLIKKGHQKIAFVGGDIGHPSIHSRLKGYKLALEKHGIRISEDLIVATAPDTTSQYGYQSTCDLLDKKIPFTAIFATNDAMAFGCMKCLREKHIRVPDQVALIGFDDVEIASQMDPKLTTIRVNKEDIGSIAVKTMVDIINSNRKLQGRFLVPVELVVRNST
- a CDS encoding transglutaminase domain-containing protein translates to MLHHEICTNPKIDALQKLEMEFEIERLDRIRKDFTGTRHDIIEYVKNYVPDVSIDDLEKWEQQKALEFKIIDGEKKYFQRAAPNLFRIDKKLKQIKLKKDGPSTPGIYNRLADVRKIIRTAEESGKKFVNPVRVQINYSVTVKPDVVPDGEVIRCWLPFPREISGRQTDIKLVSSFPDRHLIAPNDFLQRTIYFEQTAEKGKPTKFQIAFEFTNHAVYNHIDPEKVVPAPRSPELLPFLSERPPHIVFNNDLRQLSRKIVGDEKNPYRIAQKIFRYISENIPWASAREYSTIPNISEYVYQNHHCDCGMHSIFFITLCRMNGIPARWQSGWTTKPGSHGMHDWGEIYFEPYGWLPVDADIGVLNSENEEIKWFFLGSMDAYRLIVNDGYSQPLYPAKIHFRSETVDFQRGELEWRGGNLYFDQWDWDYQVEFVKDF